A section of the Gasterosteus aculeatus chromosome 10, fGasAcu3.hap1.1, whole genome shotgun sequence genome encodes:
- the brd2a gene encoding bromodomain-containing protein 2a isoform X4 — translation MGVTTMDQSSGTAGKRIRKPSLLYEGFESPGMPPLSHMPPSGPPQPLVRDPSRQGRMTNQLQFLQKVLLKSLWRHHFAWPFHEPVDAAKLSLPDYHKIIKNPMDMGSIKKRLENNFYRSASECMQDFNTMFTNCYIYNKPTDDIVLMAQSLEKAFLQKVAQMPQEELELPPPPPRMKQAKPGRKGRVTGGVTTAHQVPAVSQSAYSPPTPETPDSILSTPPQSHLTKTLPPLLTSEQSIATITGLPPTQPTTKKKGVKRKADTTTPTTVAMPIMSTMGVSGIGLGLGGGHDSPLTLTSLGVDHNSTLGMTPGLGLTQGMSMGMGMGMGMGMGMGMGCGPVMMGGNKAAGGRRGVSGRAIKPPKKDLPDSLVVTPVRRSKLSPQLRYCNGVLKELLSKKHAAYAWPFYKPVDASLLGLHDYHDIIKQPMDLSSIKRKMDGREYRDAQQFSADVRLMFSNCYKYNPPDHDVVGMARKLQDVFEFCFAKMPDEAPAPPSSSSSSSSSSSSSSESEVSSESEESESSPSSDSEEERANRLAELQEQLKAVHEQLTALSQGPIVKPKKKKEKKDKKKKKKVEKEKHRKIEEEVTPIRPPKTPKITKTPKPKSNRGTAGAVVPVKKAPSKKNNKSKTKKGGMTFSMPPPVHDPIVSHYDSDEEEETAPMSYDEKRQLSLDINKLPGEKLGRVVYIIQSREPSLRDTNPEEIEIDFETLKPSTLRELERYVMTCLRKKPRKPYASKNNIAGKSREELALEKQLELERRLMDVSGQLNSGKKPTKTKQKPATEQNTQPSRLSASSSSSDSSSSSSSSSSSDTSDSDSG, via the exons ATGGGAGTCACAACCATGGACCAGAGTTCTGGCACAGCTGGAAAACGCATCCGAAAACCATCACTGCTCTATGAGGGCTTTGAGAGTCCTGGGATGCCCCCCCTCAGTCACATGCCCCCCTCCGGACCCCCACAGCCCCTGGTGAGAGACCCCAGCCGACAGGGGAGGATGACCAACCAACTTCAGTTCCTACAGAAAGTCCTGCTCAAGTCCTTGTGGAGGCACCACTTTGCATGGCCCTTCCACGAGCCCGTTGATGCCGCCAAGCTCAGCCTGCCT GACTATCATAAGATCATCAAAAATCCCATGGACATGGGCTCTATTAAGAAGAGACTAGAAAATAACTTCTACCGCAGTGCCAGTGAGTGTATGCAGGACTTCAACACCATGTTCACCAACTGCTACATTTATAATAAG cCTACAGATGACATAGTACTAATGGCTCAGTCTCTGGAGAAGGCTTTCCTCCAGAAAGTGGCTCAGATGCCCCAAGAGGAACtagagctgccccccccccctccgcggATGAAACAAGCAAAGCCTGGCAGGAAAGGACGAG tcactgGAGGAGTGACAACCGCTCACCAGGTCCCCGCCGTATCCCAGTCGGCGTACTCGCCCCCCACTCCAGAAACACCCGACTCCATCCTGTCCACCCCTCCACAGTCCCACTTGACCAAGACCTTGCCCCCACTTCTAACGAGTGAACAAAGCATCGCTACCATTACTGGTCTGCCACCCACACAGCCCACCACCAAG AAAAAAGGTGTGAAGAGGAAAGCAGACACGACCACCCCGACCACTGTAGCCATGCCCATCATGAGCACCATGGGGGTCAGCGGCATCGGCCTCGGGTTGGGTGGTGGGCACGACTCCCCGCTCACCCTCACGTCCCTCGGAGTGGACCACAACTCCACGCTGGGAATGACCCCGGGCCTTGGCCTCACCCAGGGCATGAGTATGGGCATGGGGATGGGGATGGGCATGGGAATGGGGATGGGCATGGGTTGTGGACCAGTGATGATGGGGGGTAACAAAGCAgcggggggcaggaggggagtGAGTGGCCGAGCCATCAAACCTCCCAAGAAGGATTTGCCAGATTCTTTGGTTGTGACGCCGGTGCGCCGCAGCAAGCTGAGCCCCCAGCTCCGCTACTGCAACGGGgtcctgaaggagctgctgtCCAAGAAGCACGCGGCGTACGCCTGGCCCTTCTACAAGCCCGTCGATGCCTCGCTGCTCGGCCTCCACGACTACCACGACATCATCAAGCAGCCCATGGACCTCAGCAGCATCAAG CGTAAGATGGACGGCAGAGAGTATCGGGACGCCCAGCAGTTCTCTGCTGATGTGAGACTGATGTTCTCAAACTGCTACAAGTACAACCCTCCTGATCATGATGTGGTGGGCATGGCCAGGAAACTGCAG GATGTCTTTGAGTTCTGCTTTGCTAAGATGCCAGACGAGGCTCCAGCCCCGCCaagctcgtcctcttcctcgtcgtcctcctcttcatcgtcctCTGAGAGCGAGGTCAGCAGTGAAAGTGAGGAGAGCGAGAGCAGCCCCAGCTCCgactctgaggaggagagggcaAACCGGCTAGCAGAGCTGCAGGAGCAG CTCAAAGCTGTACACGAGCAGCTTACAGCGCTCTCCCAGGGCCCCATCGTCAaacccaagaagaagaaagagaaaaaggacaagaaaaagaagaaaaaggtagAAAAAGAGAAGCATCGGAAGATAGAGGAAGAGGTAACCCCCATTAGACCGCCCAAGACCCCCAAGATCACCAAGACCCCGAAACCCAAGAGCAACCGAGGAACGGCCGGTGCCGTCGTGCCGGTCAAGAAGGCGCCaagcaagaaaaacaacaagagcAA AACCAAAAAGGGCGGCATGACGTTTAGCATGCCTCCGCCGGTCCACGACCCGATAGTGAGTCACTACGACtccgacgaagaggaggagacggcgcCCATGTCGTACGATGAGAAGCGGCAGCTCAGCCTGGACATCAACAAGCTCCCCGGGGAGAAGCTGGGCCGCGTCGTCTACATCATCCAGTCCCGGGAGCCCTCGCTGCGGGACACCAACCCAGAGGAGATCGAGATCGACTTTGAAACCCTGAAGCCATCGACGCTGCGCGAGCTGGAGAGATACGTCATGACGTGTCTGAGGAAGAAGCCCCGCAAGCCGTATG CGAGTAAGAACAACATTGCCGGTAAATCTCGCGAGGAGCTCGCTCTGGAGAAACAactggagctggagaggaggctgATGGACGTCAGTGGTCAGCTCAACTCTGGGAAGAAGCCCACTAAGACCAAAC AGAAACCAGCAACTGAGCAGAACACCCAGCCGTCACGTCTCAGCGCCAGTAGCTCCTCctctgactcctcctcctcctcttcctcgtcctcatcctcgGACACGAGCGACTCTGACTCCGGCTGA
- the brd2a gene encoding bromodomain-containing protein 2a isoform X3: MGVTTMDQSSGTAGKRIRKPSLLYEGFESPGMPPLSHMPPSGPPQPLVRDPSRQGRMTNQLQFLQKVLLKSLWRHHFAWPFHEPVDAAKLSLPDYHKIIKNPMDMGSIKKRLENNFYRSASECMQDFNTMFTNCYIYNKPTDDIVLMAQSLEKAFLQKVAQMPQEELELPPPPPRMKQAKPGRKGRVTGGVTTAHQVPAVSQSAYSPPTPETPDSILSTPPQSHLTKTLPPLLTSEQSIATITGLPPTQPTTKKKGVKRKADTTTPTTVAMPIMSTMGVSGIGLGLGGGHDSPLTLTSLGVDHNSTLGMTPGLGLTQGMSMGMGMGMGMGMGMGMGCGPVMMGGNKAAGGRRGVSGRAIKPPKKDLPDSLVVTPVRRSKLSPQLRYCNGVLKELLSKKHAAYAWPFYKPVDASLLGLHDYHDIIKQPMDLSSIKRKMDGREYRDAQQFSADVRLMFSNCYKYNPPDHDVVGMARKLQDVFEFCFAKMPDEAPAPPSSSSSSSSSSSSSSESEVSSESEESESSPSSDSEEERANRLAELQEQLKAVHEQLTALSQGPIVKPKKKKEKKDKKKKKKVEKEKHRKIEEEVTPIRPPKTPKITKTPKPKSNRGTAGAVVPVKKAPSKKNNKSKTKKGGMTFSMPPPVHDPIVSHYDSDEEEETAPMSYDEKRQLSLDINKLPGEKLGRVVYIIQSREPSLRDTNPEEIEIDFETLKPSTLRELERYVMTCLRKKPRKPYASKNNIAGKSREELALEKQLELERRLMDVSGQLNSGKKPTKTKPEKPATEQNTQPSRLSASSSSSDSSSSSSSSSSSDTSDSDSG; this comes from the exons ATGGGAGTCACAACCATGGACCAGAGTTCTGGCACAGCTGGAAAACGCATCCGAAAACCATCACTGCTCTATGAGGGCTTTGAGAGTCCTGGGATGCCCCCCCTCAGTCACATGCCCCCCTCCGGACCCCCACAGCCCCTGGTGAGAGACCCCAGCCGACAGGGGAGGATGACCAACCAACTTCAGTTCCTACAGAAAGTCCTGCTCAAGTCCTTGTGGAGGCACCACTTTGCATGGCCCTTCCACGAGCCCGTTGATGCCGCCAAGCTCAGCCTGCCT GACTATCATAAGATCATCAAAAATCCCATGGACATGGGCTCTATTAAGAAGAGACTAGAAAATAACTTCTACCGCAGTGCCAGTGAGTGTATGCAGGACTTCAACACCATGTTCACCAACTGCTACATTTATAATAAG cCTACAGATGACATAGTACTAATGGCTCAGTCTCTGGAGAAGGCTTTCCTCCAGAAAGTGGCTCAGATGCCCCAAGAGGAACtagagctgccccccccccctccgcggATGAAACAAGCAAAGCCTGGCAGGAAAGGACGAG tcactgGAGGAGTGACAACCGCTCACCAGGTCCCCGCCGTATCCCAGTCGGCGTACTCGCCCCCCACTCCAGAAACACCCGACTCCATCCTGTCCACCCCTCCACAGTCCCACTTGACCAAGACCTTGCCCCCACTTCTAACGAGTGAACAAAGCATCGCTACCATTACTGGTCTGCCACCCACACAGCCCACCACCAAG AAAAAAGGTGTGAAGAGGAAAGCAGACACGACCACCCCGACCACTGTAGCCATGCCCATCATGAGCACCATGGGGGTCAGCGGCATCGGCCTCGGGTTGGGTGGTGGGCACGACTCCCCGCTCACCCTCACGTCCCTCGGAGTGGACCACAACTCCACGCTGGGAATGACCCCGGGCCTTGGCCTCACCCAGGGCATGAGTATGGGCATGGGGATGGGGATGGGCATGGGAATGGGGATGGGCATGGGTTGTGGACCAGTGATGATGGGGGGTAACAAAGCAgcggggggcaggaggggagtGAGTGGCCGAGCCATCAAACCTCCCAAGAAGGATTTGCCAGATTCTTTGGTTGTGACGCCGGTGCGCCGCAGCAAGCTGAGCCCCCAGCTCCGCTACTGCAACGGGgtcctgaaggagctgctgtCCAAGAAGCACGCGGCGTACGCCTGGCCCTTCTACAAGCCCGTCGATGCCTCGCTGCTCGGCCTCCACGACTACCACGACATCATCAAGCAGCCCATGGACCTCAGCAGCATCAAG CGTAAGATGGACGGCAGAGAGTATCGGGACGCCCAGCAGTTCTCTGCTGATGTGAGACTGATGTTCTCAAACTGCTACAAGTACAACCCTCCTGATCATGATGTGGTGGGCATGGCCAGGAAACTGCAG GATGTCTTTGAGTTCTGCTTTGCTAAGATGCCAGACGAGGCTCCAGCCCCGCCaagctcgtcctcttcctcgtcgtcctcctcttcatcgtcctCTGAGAGCGAGGTCAGCAGTGAAAGTGAGGAGAGCGAGAGCAGCCCCAGCTCCgactctgaggaggagagggcaAACCGGCTAGCAGAGCTGCAGGAGCAG CTCAAAGCTGTACACGAGCAGCTTACAGCGCTCTCCCAGGGCCCCATCGTCAaacccaagaagaagaaagagaaaaaggacaagaaaaagaagaaaaaggtagAAAAAGAGAAGCATCGGAAGATAGAGGAAGAGGTAACCCCCATTAGACCGCCCAAGACCCCCAAGATCACCAAGACCCCGAAACCCAAGAGCAACCGAGGAACGGCCGGTGCCGTCGTGCCGGTCAAGAAGGCGCCaagcaagaaaaacaacaagagcAA AACCAAAAAGGGCGGCATGACGTTTAGCATGCCTCCGCCGGTCCACGACCCGATAGTGAGTCACTACGACtccgacgaagaggaggagacggcgcCCATGTCGTACGATGAGAAGCGGCAGCTCAGCCTGGACATCAACAAGCTCCCCGGGGAGAAGCTGGGCCGCGTCGTCTACATCATCCAGTCCCGGGAGCCCTCGCTGCGGGACACCAACCCAGAGGAGATCGAGATCGACTTTGAAACCCTGAAGCCATCGACGCTGCGCGAGCTGGAGAGATACGTCATGACGTGTCTGAGGAAGAAGCCCCGCAAGCCGTATG CGAGTAAGAACAACATTGCCGGTAAATCTCGCGAGGAGCTCGCTCTGGAGAAACAactggagctggagaggaggctgATGGACGTCAGTGGTCAGCTCAACTCTGGGAAGAAGCCCACTAAGACCAAAC CAGAGAAACCAGCAACTGAGCAGAACACCCAGCCGTCACGTCTCAGCGCCAGTAGCTCCTCctctgactcctcctcctcctcttcctcgtcctcatcctcgGACACGAGCGACTCTGACTCCGGCTGA
- the brd2a gene encoding bromodomain-containing protein 2a isoform X2, whose translation MDMAVNPLLDSSLLGVEVGIMGVTTMDQSSGTAGKRIRKPSLLYEGFESPGMPPLSHMPPSGPPQPLVRDPSRQGRMTNQLQFLQKVLLKSLWRHHFAWPFHEPVDAAKLSLPDYHKIIKNPMDMGSIKKRLENNFYRSASECMQDFNTMFTNCYIYNKPTDDIVLMAQSLEKAFLQKVAQMPQEELELPPPPPRMKQAKPGRKGRVTGGVTTAHQVPAVSQSAYSPPTPETPDSILSTPPQSHLTKTLPPLLTSEQSIATITGLPPTQPTTKKKGVKRKADTTTPTTVAMPIMSTMGVSGIGLGLGGGHDSPLTLTSLGVDHNSTLGMTPGLGLTQGMSMGMGMGMGMGMGMGMGCGPVMMGGNKAAGGRRGVSGRAIKPPKKDLPDSLVVTPVRRSKLSPQLRYCNGVLKELLSKKHAAYAWPFYKPVDASLLGLHDYHDIIKQPMDLSSIKRKMDGREYRDAQQFSADVRLMFSNCYKYNPPDHDVVGMARKLQDVFEFCFAKMPDEAPAPPSSSSSSSSSSSSSSESEVSSESEESESSPSSDSEEERANRLAELQEQLKAVHEQLTALSQGPIVKPKKKKEKKDKKKKKKVEKEKHRKIEEEVTPIRPPKTPKITKTPKPKSNRGTAGAVVPVKKAPSKKNNKSKTKKGGMTFSMPPPVHDPIVSHYDSDEEEETAPMSYDEKRQLSLDINKLPGEKLGRVVYIIQSREPSLRDTNPEEIEIDFETLKPSTLRELERYVMTCLRKKPRKPYASKNNIAGKSREELALEKQLELERRLMDVSGQLNSGKKPTKTKQKPATEQNTQPSRLSASSSSSDSSSSSSSSSSSDTSDSDSG comes from the exons ATGGATATGGCTGTTAACCCGCTCCTTGACAG CTCCCTTCTCGGGGTTGAGGTTGGCATTATGGGAGTCACAACCATGGACCAGAGTTCTGGCACAGCTGGAAAACGCATCCGAAAACCATCACTGCTCTATGAGGGCTTTGAGAGTCCTGGGATGCCCCCCCTCAGTCACATGCCCCCCTCCGGACCCCCACAGCCCCTGGTGAGAGACCCCAGCCGACAGGGGAGGATGACCAACCAACTTCAGTTCCTACAGAAAGTCCTGCTCAAGTCCTTGTGGAGGCACCACTTTGCATGGCCCTTCCACGAGCCCGTTGATGCCGCCAAGCTCAGCCTGCCT GACTATCATAAGATCATCAAAAATCCCATGGACATGGGCTCTATTAAGAAGAGACTAGAAAATAACTTCTACCGCAGTGCCAGTGAGTGTATGCAGGACTTCAACACCATGTTCACCAACTGCTACATTTATAATAAG cCTACAGATGACATAGTACTAATGGCTCAGTCTCTGGAGAAGGCTTTCCTCCAGAAAGTGGCTCAGATGCCCCAAGAGGAACtagagctgccccccccccctccgcggATGAAACAAGCAAAGCCTGGCAGGAAAGGACGAG tcactgGAGGAGTGACAACCGCTCACCAGGTCCCCGCCGTATCCCAGTCGGCGTACTCGCCCCCCACTCCAGAAACACCCGACTCCATCCTGTCCACCCCTCCACAGTCCCACTTGACCAAGACCTTGCCCCCACTTCTAACGAGTGAACAAAGCATCGCTACCATTACTGGTCTGCCACCCACACAGCCCACCACCAAG AAAAAAGGTGTGAAGAGGAAAGCAGACACGACCACCCCGACCACTGTAGCCATGCCCATCATGAGCACCATGGGGGTCAGCGGCATCGGCCTCGGGTTGGGTGGTGGGCACGACTCCCCGCTCACCCTCACGTCCCTCGGAGTGGACCACAACTCCACGCTGGGAATGACCCCGGGCCTTGGCCTCACCCAGGGCATGAGTATGGGCATGGGGATGGGGATGGGCATGGGAATGGGGATGGGCATGGGTTGTGGACCAGTGATGATGGGGGGTAACAAAGCAgcggggggcaggaggggagtGAGTGGCCGAGCCATCAAACCTCCCAAGAAGGATTTGCCAGATTCTTTGGTTGTGACGCCGGTGCGCCGCAGCAAGCTGAGCCCCCAGCTCCGCTACTGCAACGGGgtcctgaaggagctgctgtCCAAGAAGCACGCGGCGTACGCCTGGCCCTTCTACAAGCCCGTCGATGCCTCGCTGCTCGGCCTCCACGACTACCACGACATCATCAAGCAGCCCATGGACCTCAGCAGCATCAAG CGTAAGATGGACGGCAGAGAGTATCGGGACGCCCAGCAGTTCTCTGCTGATGTGAGACTGATGTTCTCAAACTGCTACAAGTACAACCCTCCTGATCATGATGTGGTGGGCATGGCCAGGAAACTGCAG GATGTCTTTGAGTTCTGCTTTGCTAAGATGCCAGACGAGGCTCCAGCCCCGCCaagctcgtcctcttcctcgtcgtcctcctcttcatcgtcctCTGAGAGCGAGGTCAGCAGTGAAAGTGAGGAGAGCGAGAGCAGCCCCAGCTCCgactctgaggaggagagggcaAACCGGCTAGCAGAGCTGCAGGAGCAG CTCAAAGCTGTACACGAGCAGCTTACAGCGCTCTCCCAGGGCCCCATCGTCAaacccaagaagaagaaagagaaaaaggacaagaaaaagaagaaaaaggtagAAAAAGAGAAGCATCGGAAGATAGAGGAAGAGGTAACCCCCATTAGACCGCCCAAGACCCCCAAGATCACCAAGACCCCGAAACCCAAGAGCAACCGAGGAACGGCCGGTGCCGTCGTGCCGGTCAAGAAGGCGCCaagcaagaaaaacaacaagagcAA AACCAAAAAGGGCGGCATGACGTTTAGCATGCCTCCGCCGGTCCACGACCCGATAGTGAGTCACTACGACtccgacgaagaggaggagacggcgcCCATGTCGTACGATGAGAAGCGGCAGCTCAGCCTGGACATCAACAAGCTCCCCGGGGAGAAGCTGGGCCGCGTCGTCTACATCATCCAGTCCCGGGAGCCCTCGCTGCGGGACACCAACCCAGAGGAGATCGAGATCGACTTTGAAACCCTGAAGCCATCGACGCTGCGCGAGCTGGAGAGATACGTCATGACGTGTCTGAGGAAGAAGCCCCGCAAGCCGTATG CGAGTAAGAACAACATTGCCGGTAAATCTCGCGAGGAGCTCGCTCTGGAGAAACAactggagctggagaggaggctgATGGACGTCAGTGGTCAGCTCAACTCTGGGAAGAAGCCCACTAAGACCAAAC AGAAACCAGCAACTGAGCAGAACACCCAGCCGTCACGTCTCAGCGCCAGTAGCTCCTCctctgactcctcctcctcctcttcctcgtcctcatcctcgGACACGAGCGACTCTGACTCCGGCTGA
- the brd2a gene encoding bromodomain-containing protein 2a isoform X1: MDMAVNPLLDSSLLGVEVGIMGVTTMDQSSGTAGKRIRKPSLLYEGFESPGMPPLSHMPPSGPPQPLVRDPSRQGRMTNQLQFLQKVLLKSLWRHHFAWPFHEPVDAAKLSLPDYHKIIKNPMDMGSIKKRLENNFYRSASECMQDFNTMFTNCYIYNKPTDDIVLMAQSLEKAFLQKVAQMPQEELELPPPPPRMKQAKPGRKGRVTGGVTTAHQVPAVSQSAYSPPTPETPDSILSTPPQSHLTKTLPPLLTSEQSIATITGLPPTQPTTKKKGVKRKADTTTPTTVAMPIMSTMGVSGIGLGLGGGHDSPLTLTSLGVDHNSTLGMTPGLGLTQGMSMGMGMGMGMGMGMGMGCGPVMMGGNKAAGGRRGVSGRAIKPPKKDLPDSLVVTPVRRSKLSPQLRYCNGVLKELLSKKHAAYAWPFYKPVDASLLGLHDYHDIIKQPMDLSSIKRKMDGREYRDAQQFSADVRLMFSNCYKYNPPDHDVVGMARKLQDVFEFCFAKMPDEAPAPPSSSSSSSSSSSSSSESEVSSESEESESSPSSDSEEERANRLAELQEQLKAVHEQLTALSQGPIVKPKKKKEKKDKKKKKKVEKEKHRKIEEEVTPIRPPKTPKITKTPKPKSNRGTAGAVVPVKKAPSKKNNKSKTKKGGMTFSMPPPVHDPIVSHYDSDEEEETAPMSYDEKRQLSLDINKLPGEKLGRVVYIIQSREPSLRDTNPEEIEIDFETLKPSTLRELERYVMTCLRKKPRKPYASKNNIAGKSREELALEKQLELERRLMDVSGQLNSGKKPTKTKPEKPATEQNTQPSRLSASSSSSDSSSSSSSSSSSDTSDSDSG, encoded by the exons ATGGATATGGCTGTTAACCCGCTCCTTGACAG CTCCCTTCTCGGGGTTGAGGTTGGCATTATGGGAGTCACAACCATGGACCAGAGTTCTGGCACAGCTGGAAAACGCATCCGAAAACCATCACTGCTCTATGAGGGCTTTGAGAGTCCTGGGATGCCCCCCCTCAGTCACATGCCCCCCTCCGGACCCCCACAGCCCCTGGTGAGAGACCCCAGCCGACAGGGGAGGATGACCAACCAACTTCAGTTCCTACAGAAAGTCCTGCTCAAGTCCTTGTGGAGGCACCACTTTGCATGGCCCTTCCACGAGCCCGTTGATGCCGCCAAGCTCAGCCTGCCT GACTATCATAAGATCATCAAAAATCCCATGGACATGGGCTCTATTAAGAAGAGACTAGAAAATAACTTCTACCGCAGTGCCAGTGAGTGTATGCAGGACTTCAACACCATGTTCACCAACTGCTACATTTATAATAAG cCTACAGATGACATAGTACTAATGGCTCAGTCTCTGGAGAAGGCTTTCCTCCAGAAAGTGGCTCAGATGCCCCAAGAGGAACtagagctgccccccccccctccgcggATGAAACAAGCAAAGCCTGGCAGGAAAGGACGAG tcactgGAGGAGTGACAACCGCTCACCAGGTCCCCGCCGTATCCCAGTCGGCGTACTCGCCCCCCACTCCAGAAACACCCGACTCCATCCTGTCCACCCCTCCACAGTCCCACTTGACCAAGACCTTGCCCCCACTTCTAACGAGTGAACAAAGCATCGCTACCATTACTGGTCTGCCACCCACACAGCCCACCACCAAG AAAAAAGGTGTGAAGAGGAAAGCAGACACGACCACCCCGACCACTGTAGCCATGCCCATCATGAGCACCATGGGGGTCAGCGGCATCGGCCTCGGGTTGGGTGGTGGGCACGACTCCCCGCTCACCCTCACGTCCCTCGGAGTGGACCACAACTCCACGCTGGGAATGACCCCGGGCCTTGGCCTCACCCAGGGCATGAGTATGGGCATGGGGATGGGGATGGGCATGGGAATGGGGATGGGCATGGGTTGTGGACCAGTGATGATGGGGGGTAACAAAGCAgcggggggcaggaggggagtGAGTGGCCGAGCCATCAAACCTCCCAAGAAGGATTTGCCAGATTCTTTGGTTGTGACGCCGGTGCGCCGCAGCAAGCTGAGCCCCCAGCTCCGCTACTGCAACGGGgtcctgaaggagctgctgtCCAAGAAGCACGCGGCGTACGCCTGGCCCTTCTACAAGCCCGTCGATGCCTCGCTGCTCGGCCTCCACGACTACCACGACATCATCAAGCAGCCCATGGACCTCAGCAGCATCAAG CGTAAGATGGACGGCAGAGAGTATCGGGACGCCCAGCAGTTCTCTGCTGATGTGAGACTGATGTTCTCAAACTGCTACAAGTACAACCCTCCTGATCATGATGTGGTGGGCATGGCCAGGAAACTGCAG GATGTCTTTGAGTTCTGCTTTGCTAAGATGCCAGACGAGGCTCCAGCCCCGCCaagctcgtcctcttcctcgtcgtcctcctcttcatcgtcctCTGAGAGCGAGGTCAGCAGTGAAAGTGAGGAGAGCGAGAGCAGCCCCAGCTCCgactctgaggaggagagggcaAACCGGCTAGCAGAGCTGCAGGAGCAG CTCAAAGCTGTACACGAGCAGCTTACAGCGCTCTCCCAGGGCCCCATCGTCAaacccaagaagaagaaagagaaaaaggacaagaaaaagaagaaaaaggtagAAAAAGAGAAGCATCGGAAGATAGAGGAAGAGGTAACCCCCATTAGACCGCCCAAGACCCCCAAGATCACCAAGACCCCGAAACCCAAGAGCAACCGAGGAACGGCCGGTGCCGTCGTGCCGGTCAAGAAGGCGCCaagcaagaaaaacaacaagagcAA AACCAAAAAGGGCGGCATGACGTTTAGCATGCCTCCGCCGGTCCACGACCCGATAGTGAGTCACTACGACtccgacgaagaggaggagacggcgcCCATGTCGTACGATGAGAAGCGGCAGCTCAGCCTGGACATCAACAAGCTCCCCGGGGAGAAGCTGGGCCGCGTCGTCTACATCATCCAGTCCCGGGAGCCCTCGCTGCGGGACACCAACCCAGAGGAGATCGAGATCGACTTTGAAACCCTGAAGCCATCGACGCTGCGCGAGCTGGAGAGATACGTCATGACGTGTCTGAGGAAGAAGCCCCGCAAGCCGTATG CGAGTAAGAACAACATTGCCGGTAAATCTCGCGAGGAGCTCGCTCTGGAGAAACAactggagctggagaggaggctgATGGACGTCAGTGGTCAGCTCAACTCTGGGAAGAAGCCCACTAAGACCAAAC CAGAGAAACCAGCAACTGAGCAGAACACCCAGCCGTCACGTCTCAGCGCCAGTAGCTCCTCctctgactcctcctcctcctcttcctcgtcctcatcctcgGACACGAGCGACTCTGACTCCGGCTGA